A portion of the Cellulophaga algicola DSM 14237 genome contains these proteins:
- a CDS encoding response regulator transcription factor — MKQILIIEDDPEIIKLLEIHLTDLIYTTAKAMDGKVGLAMALENSYDLILLDLTLPTMDGIEICKKIRSQKNTPIIMLTAKSEEIDRVLGLEIGADDYITKPFSIRELLARVKAVLRRTDIKPIPQKDTSSILAEGLSIDIDKRKVILNDKKIELSPKEFELLVLMASNPGRNYTRTDLLNMIWGYNFEGYEHTVNSHINRLRAKIESDMANPIFILTTWGVGYKFNEDILA, encoded by the coding sequence ATGAAGCAAATATTAATCATAGAAGACGATCCAGAAATAATTAAATTGTTAGAAATACATCTAACAGATTTAATTTACACTACAGCAAAGGCTATGGATGGAAAAGTTGGCTTAGCTATGGCTTTAGAAAATTCATATGATTTAATTCTGCTAGATCTAACATTACCAACTATGGATGGTATTGAAATTTGCAAAAAAATAAGAAGTCAAAAAAATACACCCATTATAATGCTTACTGCCAAATCTGAAGAAATAGATCGTGTATTAGGCTTAGAAATTGGAGCAGACGATTACATCACAAAACCATTTAGCATTCGAGAACTGTTAGCCAGAGTTAAAGCTGTTTTACGCAGAACAGACATAAAACCTATTCCTCAAAAGGATACTTCCTCTATTTTGGCAGAAGGGCTTAGTATAGATATAGATAAACGAAAAGTTATCTTAAACGATAAAAAAATTGAGCTTTCCCCAAAAGAATTTGAACTCTTAGTTTTAATGGCTTCTAATCCTGGCAGAAATTATACCAGAACAGATTTATTAAACATGATCTGGGGGTACAATTTTGAAGGGTACGAACATACTGTAAACTCTCATATAAATAGATTAAGAGCAAAAATTGAATCTGATATGGCAAACCCCATTTTTATTCTTACAACCTGGGGAGTTGGTTACAAGTTCAATGAAGATATACTTGCATGA